A stretch of the Massilia varians genome encodes the following:
- the polA gene encoding DNA polymerase I → MENTLLLVDGSSYLYRAYHALPDLRSPDGFPTGAMHGMVNMLRRLRADYPAAYIACVFDAKGKTFRDDLYPEYKATRASMPEDLGKQIEPIHEVVRHLGWPILMVDGVEADDVIGTLAVQAAARGMKTIISTGDKDLAQLVNDKVMLVNTMSNEKLDEAGVLAKFGVAPNRIIDYLTLIGDTVDNVPGVSKCGPKTAVKWLTLHGSLDGVIENAHAIGGAVGENLRAALEWLPKGRELITVKTDCDLVSHVVSFEETLVGRPEDAEALRDFFQRYGFKTMLRDLGGAPRADGAVAPARGLGAGGTPLNSPEGASGSLPGMAIIKGEYETILTDEQLDKWLALIDAAALTSIDTETTSLDPLSAEMVGISLSVEAGKGAYIPVAHRYAGAPDQLGREHVLERMRSWLEDPSKPKLGQNLKYDMHIFENHGIKLKGIVHDTLLQSYVFESHKPHDMDTMAMRHLGYTTIPFVDVCGKGANMICFDQVELGRATEYAGEDSDITLRLHQTMLPHVESDAGLTRIYREIEMPTMEVLQKIERNGVLIDSELLGVQSGELGARMLELEQQAYELAGGPFNLGSPKQIGEIFFVKLGLPVIKKTATGAPSTDEEVLQKLAEDYPLPKILLEHRGMSKLKSTYTDKLPKMVNPKTGRVHTNYAQAVAITGRLSSNEPNLQNIPVRNAEGRRIREAFIAPPGSVIVSADYSQIELRIMAHISGDPAMLKAFAEGEDIHRATAAEIFGIPPEEVQSEQRRYAKVINFGLIYGMSAFGLAQNLGIERGAASNYIERYFARFAGVKQYMDETRLQAKARGYVETVFGRRLWLPEINSPNGPRRAGAERAAINAPMQGTAADLIKLAMIAVQGWLEADKLGTRMIMQVHDELVLEVPEAELELVRVKLPQLMAGVATLNVPLVAETGVGPNWERAH, encoded by the coding sequence ATGGAAAATACCCTGCTGCTCGTTGACGGCTCCAGCTACCTTTACCGCGCCTACCACGCGCTGCCCGACCTGCGCAGCCCGGACGGTTTCCCGACCGGCGCCATGCACGGGATGGTCAACATGCTGCGCCGCCTGCGCGCCGACTACCCGGCGGCCTACATCGCCTGCGTGTTCGACGCCAAGGGCAAGACCTTCCGCGACGACCTCTACCCGGAATACAAGGCCACCCGCGCCTCGATGCCGGAAGACCTGGGCAAGCAGATCGAACCGATCCACGAGGTGGTGCGCCACCTCGGCTGGCCGATCCTGATGGTCGACGGCGTCGAAGCCGACGACGTGATCGGCACCCTGGCCGTGCAGGCCGCCGCGCGCGGCATGAAGACCATCATCTCGACCGGCGACAAGGACCTGGCCCAGCTGGTCAACGACAAGGTCATGCTCGTCAATACCATGAGCAACGAGAAGCTCGACGAAGCCGGCGTGCTGGCGAAATTCGGCGTGGCGCCGAACCGCATCATCGACTACCTGACCCTGATCGGCGACACCGTCGACAACGTGCCGGGCGTGAGCAAGTGCGGTCCGAAGACGGCGGTGAAGTGGCTGACCCTGCACGGCTCGCTCGACGGCGTGATCGAGAACGCCCATGCGATCGGCGGCGCGGTCGGCGAGAACCTGCGCGCGGCCCTCGAATGGCTGCCGAAGGGCCGCGAACTGATCACCGTGAAGACCGACTGCGACCTGGTGAGCCACGTGGTCTCCTTCGAGGAAACCCTGGTCGGCCGTCCGGAAGACGCCGAGGCCCTGCGCGACTTCTTCCAGCGCTACGGCTTCAAGACCATGCTGCGCGACCTGGGCGGCGCTCCCCGCGCCGACGGCGCGGTGGCGCCGGCGCGCGGCCTTGGCGCGGGCGGCACGCCGCTCAATTCCCCGGAAGGCGCCTCCGGCAGCCTGCCCGGCATGGCCATCATCAAGGGCGAGTACGAAACCATCCTCACCGACGAACAGCTCGACAAATGGCTGGCGCTGATCGACGCCGCCGCGCTGACCTCGATCGACACCGAGACCACCTCGCTCGACCCATTGAGCGCCGAGATGGTCGGCATCTCGCTGTCGGTGGAGGCGGGCAAGGGCGCCTACATCCCGGTGGCGCACCGCTATGCCGGCGCACCCGACCAGCTGGGGCGCGAGCACGTGCTGGAGCGCATGCGTTCCTGGCTGGAGGACCCAAGCAAGCCCAAGCTGGGCCAGAACCTGAAGTACGACATGCACATCTTCGAGAACCACGGCATCAAGCTCAAGGGCATCGTGCACGACACCCTGCTGCAGTCCTATGTGTTCGAGTCGCACAAGCCGCACGACATGGACACCATGGCGATGCGCCACCTCGGCTACACCACGATTCCGTTCGTCGACGTGTGCGGCAAGGGCGCCAACATGATCTGCTTCGACCAGGTCGAGCTGGGCCGCGCCACCGAGTACGCCGGCGAGGATTCCGACATCACCCTGCGCCTGCACCAGACCATGCTGCCGCACGTCGAGAGCGACGCGGGACTGACCCGCATCTACCGCGAGATCGAGATGCCGACCATGGAAGTGCTGCAGAAGATCGAGCGCAACGGCGTGCTGATCGACTCGGAGCTGCTGGGCGTGCAGTCGGGCGAGCTGGGCGCGCGCATGCTGGAGCTGGAGCAGCAGGCCTATGAACTGGCCGGCGGCCCCTTCAACCTCGGTTCGCCCAAGCAGATCGGCGAGATCTTCTTCGTCAAGCTGGGCCTGCCGGTGATCAAGAAGACCGCCACCGGCGCGCCGTCCACCGACGAAGAGGTGCTGCAGAAGCTGGCCGAGGATTATCCGCTGCCGAAGATCCTGCTGGAACATCGCGGCATGTCCAAGCTGAAGTCGACCTATACCGACAAGCTGCCCAAGATGGTCAACCCCAAGACCGGCCGCGTGCACACCAACTACGCGCAGGCGGTGGCGATCACCGGGCGCCTGTCCTCGAACGAGCCGAACCTGCAGAACATCCCGGTGCGTAACGCGGAAGGGCGCCGCATCCGCGAAGCCTTCATCGCGCCGCCCGGCAGCGTGATCGTCTCGGCCGACTATTCGCAGATCGAGCTGCGCATCATGGCGCACATTTCGGGCGACCCGGCCATGCTCAAGGCTTTTGCCGAAGGCGAGGACATCCACCGCGCCACCGCCGCCGAGATCTTCGGCATCCCGCCCGAGGAAGTGCAGAGCGAGCAGCGCCGCTACGCCAAGGTGATCAACTTCGGCCTGATCTACGGCATGAGCGCCTTCGGCCTGGCCCAGAACCTGGGCATCGAGCGCGGCGCGGCCTCCAATTACATCGAGCGCTACTTCGCGCGCTTCGCCGGCGTGAAGCAGTACATGGACGAGACCAGATTGCAGGCCAAGGCGCGCGGCTACGTGGAAACCGTGTTCGGACGCCGCCTGTGGCTCCCCGAGATCAACTCGCCGAACGGCCCGCGCCGCGCCGGCGCCGAACGCGCGGCGATCAACGCGCCGATGCAGGGCACGGCGGCGGACCTGATCAAGCTGGCCATGATCGCGGTGCAGGGCTGGCTGGAAGCCGACAAGCTCGGCACCCGCATGATCATGCAGGTGCACGACGAGCTGGTGCTCGAGGTGCCGGAAGCCGAGCTGGAACTGGTGCGCGTGAAGCTGCCGCAACTGATGGCGGGCGTGGCCACGCTGAACGTGCCGCTGGTGGCCGAGACCGGCGTGGGGCCGAACTGGGAGCGCGCCCATTGA
- the udk gene encoding uridine kinase: MNAISYQPFVIGVAGGSGSGKSTVTQQVLASFGAEMVSVVMQDDYYRDQSDLSPEVRRKQNYDHPDAFDWPLLVEHVRALRHGETIQMPVYDFTIDNRSDRTIAVKPAPVIVIEGLFALYDADLRDMMSLKIFVDTAPDVRFIRRMQRDVAERGRSVESIVNQYMETVRPMHKQFIAPTKRNADVILPHGANGPAVDVITTKVASVIGQLKRRSTDR, from the coding sequence ATGAATGCGATTTCTTATCAACCGTTTGTCATTGGTGTCGCCGGCGGCAGCGGCAGTGGCAAGTCAACGGTGACCCAACAAGTCCTGGCCTCGTTCGGCGCCGAGATGGTGTCGGTGGTGATGCAGGACGATTACTACCGCGACCAGTCCGACCTCAGCCCCGAAGTGCGCCGCAAGCAGAACTATGACCATCCGGACGCCTTCGACTGGCCCCTGCTGGTGGAGCACGTCCGCGCCCTGCGCCATGGCGAAACGATCCAGATGCCGGTATACGACTTCACGATCGACAACCGCTCCGACAGGACGATTGCCGTCAAGCCGGCCCCGGTGATCGTGATCGAAGGCCTGTTCGCCCTGTACGACGCCGATTTGCGCGACATGATGTCGCTGAAGATCTTTGTCGACACCGCGCCCGATGTCCGCTTCATCCGCCGCATGCAGCGCGATGTCGCCGAACGCGGACGTTCGGTGGAGAGCATCGTCAACCAGTACATGGAAACGGTGCGCCCGATGCACAAGCAGTTCATCGCCCCGACCAAGCGCAACGCCGACGTCATCCTGCCGCACGGCGCCAACGGCCCGGCGGTCGACGTGATCACCACCAAGGTGGCAAGCGTCATCGGCCAGCTCAAGCGCCGTTCGACCGACCGCTGA
- a CDS encoding DUF4382 domain-containing protein, whose protein sequence is MIQTRSRLALLAATALSAAILSACGGGGGDAAAPGTPVSTLGTLAVSLTDAPACGFDAVNVSVAKVRVHRSEGASDTDTGWTDISLHPAKKINLLNLSNGVLEALGQASLEAGRYTQLRLVLDGNGNSVVPSAGKTEQPLETPGGIQSGIKLVGNFEVTAGQKTEVVLDFDACKSVLTRGKGSYALKPVVKVVPATLNGISGFVSTALLGRSVQVSAQQNGQIVSATMPDPATGEFRLTRLAPGNYDVVITASDSAASVVAGVPVASSSSTTVLSTANAPILLAPGVTGAIGGTVTMSPASLDAAYVSAKQSFAAGPTVTIKYQGADLASGTYTIAGLPVTAPQFATYTSTLPLAFSASSAAPAGRYRVEAAAAGYVGKSADNVDIRSANQSNLNFSLTR, encoded by the coding sequence ATGATCCAGACCCGATCCCGCCTCGCCCTCCTTGCTGCCACCGCCCTGAGCGCCGCCATCCTGTCCGCCTGTGGCGGCGGTGGCGGCGATGCCGCCGCACCCGGCACGCCCGTCAGCACCCTCGGCACCCTGGCCGTGTCGCTGACCGACGCCCCGGCCTGCGGCTTCGACGCCGTCAACGTCAGCGTTGCCAAAGTGCGCGTGCACCGCAGCGAAGGCGCGTCCGATACCGATACCGGCTGGACCGACATCAGCCTGCATCCGGCGAAGAAGATCAACCTGCTGAACCTGAGCAACGGCGTGCTCGAAGCGCTCGGCCAGGCCTCGCTCGAAGCAGGGCGCTATACCCAGCTGCGCCTGGTCCTGGACGGCAATGGCAACAGCGTGGTGCCGAGCGCCGGCAAGACCGAGCAGCCGCTCGAGACCCCGGGTGGCATCCAGAGCGGCATCAAGCTGGTCGGGAACTTCGAGGTGACGGCTGGCCAGAAGACCGAGGTCGTGCTCGACTTCGACGCCTGCAAGTCGGTGCTCACCCGCGGCAAGGGCAGCTATGCGCTCAAGCCTGTGGTGAAAGTGGTGCCGGCGACCCTGAACGGGATCTCCGGCTTCGTCAGCACCGCGCTGCTGGGCCGCAGCGTGCAGGTCTCGGCGCAGCAGAACGGCCAGATCGTCAGCGCCACCATGCCGGATCCGGCCACCGGCGAATTCCGGCTGACGCGCCTGGCGCCCGGCAACTACGACGTCGTCATCACCGCCAGCGACAGCGCGGCCAGCGTGGTGGCGGGCGTGCCGGTGGCGTCGAGCAGCAGCACCACGGTGCTGAGCACCGCGAACGCGCCGATCCTGCTGGCGCCGGGCGTCACCGGTGCGATCGGCGGCACGGTCACGATGAGCCCGGCCAGCCTTGATGCCGCCTACGTCTCGGCCAAGCAGAGCTTCGCGGCCGGCCCCACCGTCACCATCAAGTACCAGGGCGCCGACCTGGCCAGCGGCACCTACACGATCGCCGGCCTGCCGGTGACGGCGCCGCAGTTCGCGACCTATACCAGCACGCTGCCGCTGGCCTTCAGCGCCAGCAGCGCAGCCCCGGCGGGCAGGTACCGGGTCGAGGCGGCGGCGGCCGGCTACGTGGGCAAGTCGGCCGACAACGTCGACATCCGTAGCGCCAACCAGTCGAACCTGAATTTTTCGCTCACCCGCTGA